From the genome of Blautia hydrogenotrophica DSM 10507:
CTGGCCAGACTCGCGTTCTCCTGTACACTTCTGACAGGCACGATTCCGTCGTCACGTCTGCTCTCCGATAGCATAATCAGTCCCTTATGTATGCTGTCCGCCACACTCTTAATGTTTACCTCTTGCCCGTCGATTTTCACGTTTCCAGATTCATGAGGGTCCAGCCCAAAAACAGCTCTCATTGTCTCCGTACGCCCGGCTCCCACCAGACCCGCAAATCCCACGATCTCTCCTTTGCGGGCATAGAAACTGACATCCTCAAACACACCTTTTTGAGAGTAATGCTCCACCTCTATCGCTTTCTCTCCGATCGTAACCTCTTCTTTCGGATAGACATTGGAGATCTTACGCCCAACCATGCGTGAAATCACTGTATCCAAATCTAAGTCTGCGGCCCTGTCTGTCGACACCACGCTCCCATCGCGCAAAACCGTGATATCGTCAGCAATCTTAAATACCTCCTCCATTTTGTGTGAGATGTAAATAATCGCCACACCTTTGGCTTTTAATTCCTCGATTTTTTTAAACAACTGCTGTACTTCTCTCTCTGTGATGGAAGAGGTGGGTTCGTCCATGATGATAATCTGTGCGTTATTGGTGACTGCCTTGATAATCTCCAGCATCTGGATATCAGACACTGTCAATGTCTTTAGCTTCTGTGTCGGAGAATACGGGAGACCTTCTTCCCTTAGAAATTGCTGTGCCTCTTTTCTCACCTGTTTCCAATTTACTTTCCCAAACTTATTCACTGGAAGACGACCCAAAAATAAATTTTCTTCCACTGACAATTCAGGAACATAGTTCAATTCCTGGGCAATCATGGAAATTCCCTTTTCTCTCGCCTGAATGGGATTCCTGATATCCACTGGTTTTTCATCAATAAAAATCTGTCCCTTGTCCGCCTTGTACAGCCCCATGATGATCTTCATCAACGTGGATTTACCCGCCCCATTCTCACCACACAGGGCATGCACGGTTCCTTTGCGAACTGAGAAATCAATGTTGCTCAGCGCCTTTACACCGGGAAAGGATTTCTCGATTCCAGCAACCCGCATCTTGATCTCATCCATATTCTACTCCTCCCTTTCTTTATTCTCCTGCTTTAGTAGTATTCTACCTCCCTCCCCAATCTTCTGTCAATTGTTTTATTTAAGTTTGTGGTATTTTACAATTTTTGTTTTTAATTTTTATGCATTATATACTATTTTATCTCTATTTTTCTGTAAATAATTATTTTTTTAACAATCATTTTTATAAATCATTTTATTTATCTTATCCTCTTATTACGGTGTGTCCCTTCTTAACGGAGCGTTTATCAAAAAACAGGTTGACGAATCCTAAGACTTACCGTATCTTGTAATTATAATAAATTCTTCGCACAATCACAAATTCCACGCGAAGAAGGAAGAGGTGAGTACATTTGAACTCCGAACAAGCAAAAACCAAGTTTTTCGGCAATATTTATCGTATTATCTACCAGGATAAGCACACATCCCGCCAAAACATCGCTAAAAAATCCGGCATCAGTCTTCCCACGATCGCTTCCAATTTAAACCGTCTCACTGACGCCGGGTTAATTCACACCGTGGGCTCTTTTCAGTCCACAGGAGGCAGAAAGCCCAATATCATAAGTTATGTTCCAGATGCCCGCTTTGCACTGGGAATCGACATCACTAAGAACCATTTATCAGAAGTCTTAATCGACCTGGATTTAAATATTATCGGCAGCAAAAGAATGTACCTGCCCTTTGAGGACTCAGAAGCTTATTTTCAAATTCTATCTTTTGAAATGCAGCAGTTATTAAATCAATATCTCATTGACCCATCCAAACTTTTGGGAGTCGGACTTTCTATGCCCGTCCATGTAATGAGAGACCAAAAGACGATCTCCTACGCCACCGTCGTTAATGTATCCGCGAACATCTATGAACGCCTGACCCCATACATTCCCTATCCTTTTCTCATCTTCAACGATGCTAATTCTGCCGGCTTAGCTGAGAGTTGGATATCTGGTTCTGAACAGCCAATGATCTACCTCTCCCTAAGCAACAGCGTGGGAGGCGCCAACATGAATGGAAAAGAGATCTACAAAGGTGTCAACTGTAGAGCCACCGAATTTGGACACATGTGTATTGTCCCCCATGGGCGTAAATGTTACTGCGGTCAACATGGCTGTCTCGACGCCTACTGCTCCGCAAAGCAACTATCTGACTTCACCAATGGAAATCTCGCAGAGTTCTTCCATTGTCTGAAAGAAAACAGTAATGTCGGTCTCCAAAGAATCTTTGACGACTACTTAAATCATCTAGCCCTCGCAGTCAATAACCTCCGCATGTGTTATGACTGCGACATTGTGCTTGGCGGCAATGTCGGCTCCTATATGGCAGACTATATCGAGCTCTTTCGTGAAAAAGCTCTCCGCCTAAACCCCTTTGAAAAAAACGGAGATTTTATCCGAATCTGCCATTATCGCACAGAAGCCTCCGCCGTAGGGGCTGCCGCCTATTACGTCAATGAATTCATTCAGAATCTGTAAAAAGTGTGCAAATTAATGGGACAAGATCTTTTCCATAACAAAGTGGGACACACCCCTCGATCTTTGAGGAGCGTGTCCCATTCTTTCATCTTCTATACAATTCCATTACTCTACAATTTTATAATAAACTCTCGCGGTAATCACATAAATAAGCACATACAAAACAGCAAACACCAGTGTCGTTCCAGCAGTACAGCCTGCGAATAGCCAGACATCACTCATATAGAAGACCTCCATCAATCTTCGTATCAGCTGAAAAGCCACCACGATATGACAGACCGCAGCAAACAGCGGTAGGAAGAAAACCATCAAAATCTGGCTTCGTATCGACTGCTGTACCTCTTTTTTATTCATTCCCACCTTCTGCATGATCTCATACCGTTCCCGGTCTTCATATCCTTCGGAGACCTGTTTGTAATAAATAATCAGCACGGTTCCCAGAAGGAAGAGACTGCCCAAAAACAATCCTAAAAATAACAGGCCGCCGTTGAGCTCCCAGGTTCTCTGCACATTTTCTTGCCGAGATGCCACCTGTACCAACCCCTCGTCACCGGAAAAACCTGACTGTACTGCCAGAGCTCTCAAAGCCTTCTCGATCTCCCTGCTTACGAGCCTCTCCTTTTGGGCTGAATCTCCAGTCAAGTCAACCCACAGATTACACTCCCAGTTGTTAATGTCCTTCCCTTCCTCCATTTTTTTTGCCTCTTCTATTTCGGCACAAGTGGTATCATTTCCTACTAGAATTACCGAAGGAACGATGTCTCCTAGTATCCCCCGGAAGGGAAAAGATTCCAGTTTTTGAACGGAATACGTTTTTCCACCCAGTATACAACGATCTTTGATACCGCTTTTTCTCGTCTCGTAGATCAGTACCTCCCCATTTTCCAGGGGTTTTCGTTCCTCCCCCGTGATGCGGCTGTACTCTTCCTGGGTAAAAAAATACAGAATTCCAATATTGTCCATCTGGACCGCCTGCTCCTGTCTCTCAAACTGGATCTCATCTCCATCCAGAATACAGTCATTGACCATATTTACCTGATATTGTATTTTCCCTTCCATGTTCTGAGATTCTAAAACTTGTTCTACGGTATCCGTAATCTGACTCTCCTGCCCTTTTTCAATTTCCTGAAACACTACATTGATCTGACTGGGATATTGAGACTTCAGAGAATTCTCTGTACCAAAGTACAGGCAGATTGTTGTGGAGATCATCAAAAGTACTCCCGTACTTAAGATACAGATGTTAGCCAGCCCCACCGCGTTTTGCTTCATACGGTAAATTAACCCGGACACGCTGGTAAAATGCCTCGTCTGATAATAGAATTTTTTCTTTCTCCGAAGAAGCTTCAAAAATACAATACTGCCGGAAGTAAACAAAAGATAAGTGCCCGCCATCACGAGCAACACTGCCACAAAAAACACATTCACAGCCTTCAACGGAGTTTTCGTCGTCCACGCTATATAGTAGCCTGCCACCAGACACACCAGGCCGATCACAGCCATCAACCATTTTCCCTTCGGCTCTTTTTCTCCCGCTTTGGACCCTTGAAGCAGCTCAATGGGATTGACCAGATGGATTTGCCTCAGATCATTGAGCAACGTCACCCCAAAAATAATTCCAAACAAGAAAAAGGTATGCAGAATCGCCTCTCCCGATATATAGAACCCAAACTGTACCGGCGCCTGAATCAGCCGAAGCAGCAGTAAAAACAGCAGTTTTCCGCCCAGAATACCCAGCAGAATTCCAGCTCCCAGGCTCATCGCCGCCGTCAGCAGCATCTCTAAGAGCATCATCCGCCGGATATGGCGTTTTTCCATTCCTAAGATATTGTAAAGTCCCAGCTCCTTTTTGCGCTGTCTCATCAGAAAGCCATTGCTGTAGACCAGAAAAATCACCGAAAACAGACCGATTACAATACTCCCAACTCCCAGGATTGTCCGAATCGTGACTCCGCCTCTCATATTTTCCAACTCTGGATTCAGACGCATAAAGTAGATCATATAGTACATGGCGATGGAGCAGATACAGGTCAGAAGATAGGGAATATAGATTTTTCGGTTTTTTACCAAATTCGTCACTGCCAACTGAAAGTAAATCCCTCTACGCATACTGTTCACCGCCTGTGGCTAAAATCGTAAGCGTATCGGAAATTCTCTGATACAGCTTCTGTTTCGTCATATCACCACGGTAAATCTGGTGAAAGACTTCCCCGTCTTTGATAAACAGCACGCGCCCCGCGTGGCTGGCAGCCGCAATGCTGTGAGTGACCATCAAAATGGTCTGCCCATCCTCGTTGATCTCCTGAAACAGTTCCAGTAATTCCCCGGCAGCTCTGGAATCCAAAGCTCCTGTGGGCTCGTCTGCCAGCACCAGCTTCGGCCCTGTAATAAGCGCTCTGGCAACTGCCGCCCTCTGCTTCTGTCCGCCCGATACTTCATAGGGATACTTATCCAAAATCTCAGAAATCCTCAGTTTCGCGGCAATCGGCCTAAGCTTTCGTTCCATCTCCTGGTAGTCCTCCCCTGCCAGAACCAACGGCAGAAAGATGTTATCCCTCAGATTAAAGGTGTCCAGCAGATTAAAATCCTGGAATACAAACCCCAGATTCTTTCTGCGAAAGGAGGATATCTCTTTTTCCCGGAGATTTACAATGTTCTTTCCCTCCAACAATACTTCTCCGCTTGTAGGCTTATCCAGAGAGGCCAGAATATTCAAAAGCGTAGTCTTCCCAGACCCGGATTCACCCATGATTGCCACGTATTCTCCTTGTTCCACTGAGAAGCTTACATTCTCTAATGCCTGAACTTTATTTTTTCCAAACCTGGTAGAATAAATCTTCTTCACATGATTGACTTCCAAAAATTCCATATTGAACCTTGCTGTAACCGCGGACTGTCCTGCAGTTACCTCCTCCTTTCTTTCCCTTCACATACTTCAGTGTATAGGGATATTATAGATTTTTTAGAGGAACTTCTGCCATAATTTTAGCTTACATTTTCCACAGAAACCTTACATCTGTGTAAGGTCAGCCCGCTCTAGCTTCAGATAAACCGCCGTACCTTCTCCGGGACATGACTCGATTCGTATCTCATGGGATAGTTTGTCCAAAATTTTCTTCACAAGATACAGTCCTATCCCCGTAGAACGCTTGTCTCTTCTCCCATTTCTTCCGGTAAAGCCACGCTCAAACACTCTGCTGATATCCTCCGGCGCTATCCCAATTCCGGTATCCCGAATCACCAGCGTCTTAGCCTCACTCTCAGCCATACAGATGGTGATCTTTCCTCTCGGAGTATATTTCAGCGCGTTGGAGAGAAGCTGCTCCAACACAAAGACCAGCCACTTCTCATCAGTCAGTACGGAAACATTTAAGGGTTCATACTCCAAAGTAATCCGTTGCAAGATAAACAACTTCTTATATTTTCGTACTGCCTGACGGACCAGCCCGTCCAGTTTGTACTGCCGAAAACTCAAATCTGAGCTCATGCTTTCACAACGCAAATATCCCAGAACCATCTCCACATACTGCTCAATCTTAAACAGTTCCATCTCTAACAGCACATGAGACTGCCCCTCTGACTGCATCAAAAGCCTCATAGCCGCGATGGGAGTTTTAATCTGATGTACCCACAACGTATAGTAATCCAGCAGCTCTTCTCTGTGCTTGGCATATTCGTTGGCTTGTCTTTGGCACTCTTGTCCAAGTTCCATCATCATTTTCTGATAGAGCTCTTCCCCAACACTTGCACTTTTGGGAAATTCCCTCGGCAATTCCGGTAGCATTTTTTGAAGCTGTGACAGCTGCCATATCTTTTTATAATACCCTACAAATCCCACTGCCAGTAAAACCACAGTCA
Proteins encoded in this window:
- a CDS encoding sugar ABC transporter ATP-binding protein produces the protein MDEIKMRVAGIEKSFPGVKALSNIDFSVRKGTVHALCGENGAGKSTLMKIIMGLYKADKGQIFIDEKPVDIRNPIQAREKGISMIAQELNYVPELSVEENLFLGRLPVNKFGKVNWKQVRKEAQQFLREEGLPYSPTQKLKTLTVSDIQMLEIIKAVTNNAQIIIMDEPTSSITEREVQQLFKKIEELKAKGVAIIYISHKMEEVFKIADDITVLRDGSVVSTDRAADLDLDTVISRMVGRKISNVYPKEEVTIGEKAIEVEHYSQKGVFEDVSFYARKGEIVGFAGLVGAGRTETMRAVFGLDPHESGNVKIDGQEVNIKSVADSIHKGLIMLSESRRDDGIVPVRSVQENASLASLERYIYGGYTHKKKEQTEVLEMFQKMNVKTPSMETEISKLSGGNQQKVLLARWMLCNPEIMILDEPTRGIDVGAKFEIYKLITEIVKENKAVIMVSSELPELLGMCDRIYIMCQGKISGCIDKSEFSQETIMMYATGLRNQQ
- a CDS encoding ABC transporter permease, with the protein product MRRGIYFQLAVTNLVKNRKIYIPYLLTCICSIAMYYMIYFMRLNPELENMRGGVTIRTILGVGSIVIGLFSVIFLVYSNGFLMRQRKKELGLYNILGMEKRHIRRMMLLEMLLTAAMSLGAGILLGILGGKLLFLLLLRLIQAPVQFGFYISGEAILHTFFLFGIIFGVTLLNDLRQIHLVNPIELLQGSKAGEKEPKGKWLMAVIGLVCLVAGYYIAWTTKTPLKAVNVFFVAVLLVMAGTYLLFTSGSIVFLKLLRRKKKFYYQTRHFTSVSGLIYRMKQNAVGLANICILSTGVLLMISTTICLYFGTENSLKSQYPSQINVVFQEIEKGQESQITDTVEQVLESQNMEGKIQYQVNMVNDCILDGDEIQFERQEQAVQMDNIGILYFFTQEEYSRITGEERKPLENGEVLIYETRKSGIKDRCILGGKTYSVQKLESFPFRGILGDIVPSVILVGNDTTCAEIEEAKKMEEGKDINNWECNLWVDLTGDSAQKERLVSREIEKALRALAVQSGFSGDEGLVQVASRQENVQRTWELNGGLLFLGLFLGSLFLLGTVLIIYYKQVSEGYEDRERYEIMQKVGMNKKEVQQSIRSQILMVFFLPLFAAVCHIVVAFQLIRRLMEVFYMSDVWLFAGCTAGTTLVFAVLYVLIYVITARVYYKIVE
- a CDS encoding sensor histidine kinase; amino-acid sequence: MSTGRILWDYLKKNRFVIGGLLTFLAIFCTVFVLYGKPLEAVVYGLLLCLVLTVVLLAVGFVGYYKKIWQLSQLQKMLPELPREFPKSASVGEELYQKMMMELGQECQRQANEYAKHREELLDYYTLWVHQIKTPIAAMRLLMQSEGQSHVLLEMELFKIEQYVEMVLGYLRCESMSSDLSFRQYKLDGLVRQAVRKYKKLFILQRITLEYEPLNVSVLTDEKWLVFVLEQLLSNALKYTPRGKITICMAESEAKTLVIRDTGIGIAPEDISRVFERGFTGRNGRRDKRSTGIGLYLVKKILDKLSHEIRIESCPGEGTAVYLKLERADLTQM
- a CDS encoding ABC transporter ATP-binding protein, producing the protein MEFLEVNHVKKIYSTRFGKNKVQALENVSFSVEQGEYVAIMGESGSGKTTLLNILASLDKPTSGEVLLEGKNIVNLREKEISSFRRKNLGFVFQDFNLLDTFNLRDNIFLPLVLAGEDYQEMERKLRPIAAKLRISEILDKYPYEVSGGQKQRAAVARALITGPKLVLADEPTGALDSRAAGELLELFQEINEDGQTILMVTHSIAAASHAGRVLFIKDGEVFHQIYRGDMTKQKLYQRISDTLTILATGGEQYA
- a CDS encoding ROK family transcriptional regulator, encoding MNSEQAKTKFFGNIYRIIYQDKHTSRQNIAKKSGISLPTIASNLNRLTDAGLIHTVGSFQSTGGRKPNIISYVPDARFALGIDITKNHLSEVLIDLDLNIIGSKRMYLPFEDSEAYFQILSFEMQQLLNQYLIDPSKLLGVGLSMPVHVMRDQKTISYATVVNVSANIYERLTPYIPYPFLIFNDANSAGLAESWISGSEQPMIYLSLSNSVGGANMNGKEIYKGVNCRATEFGHMCIVPHGRKCYCGQHGCLDAYCSAKQLSDFTNGNLAEFFHCLKENSNVGLQRIFDDYLNHLALAVNNLRMCYDCDIVLGGNVGSYMADYIELFREKALRLNPFEKNGDFIRICHYRTEASAVGAAAYYVNEFIQNL